From Prionailurus viverrinus isolate Anna chromosome B2, UM_Priviv_1.0, whole genome shotgun sequence, the proteins below share one genomic window:
- the AIG1 gene encoding androgen-induced gene 1 protein isoform X8, whose translation MALVPCQVLRVAILLSYCSILCNYKAIEMPSHQTYGGSWKFLTFIDL comes from the exons ATGGCGCTTGTCCCGTGCCAGGTGCTGCGGGTGGCGATCCTGCTGTCCTACTGTTCTATCCTGTGCAACTACAAGGCCATCGAAATGCCCTCGCATCAGACCTACGGCGGGAGCTGGAAATTCCTGACGTTCATTGATCTG TGA